Proteins found in one uncultured Desulfuromonas sp. genomic segment:
- a CDS encoding PilC/PilY family type IV pilus protein, producing the protein MKFKNTLGLMVLLVVCVVQGAWAVPDYYEGDSAVYIGSAASGVRPNILFIIDNSGAMKSLGSVEPYDPSTDYSTQLDDTATNYPRFHVYLRNVANENTTNYQSTKFDVDDIVCDAITDVSGTLDEDYYTYTGAELFDNYNEDFTGNGYDDVTTNQHPRYALEQNGFWYGALDTKGKCPSNDNQWENYFTGNYLNYLQASAITYTWSQWLGLDPDTEQLGAVVNPSGTYTLDPSDDDYYDVDAGKWVDPSGDNSEEALELLFKCTDIEDGASPSTEPDWTVGSDGYFPGAGTTVIHEGVTWTSLGSVMDMVQYQLEEVIFEQVYEKANMGIMTFGDNNHGGQVVVPITEIDDVQSEDYKKLVAGLSELDDLVNGNTQPVNESFWDAYEYWIGNAGSVAEGISSDNVAYPSPIEYWCQTNHIVLLTTGSNGDSSQTKTLIPKYAGYSADLDEDGEEGEVGDLAKLMYEHLPLDIDGYTPHVQTHVIQLMTEEVDLLRKAAAVGQGQYHIIKNPDELIDALLRIIGGILEANSSFVAPVVPASPDNRAYSGQRIYLGFFKPMNEEPWYGNLKKFGLGTDSRIKGFDSSDNEIDATYLYPDDTDDPNLDGYFLVDADGNPAVRSYWGSSYDGGEVNQGGVGQKLLDRVTSRKIYTRLVSDDLNASGNAFSTSNSELTYTDLDVEDEAEKDSLINFIHGYDAYELYSDDTTEKRAWIMGDVMHSKPVVLNYSAYTVSDANEADPDVNNAYIFVGGNDGMLHAFRDATGEEAWAFIPPDLLPNLQYASATDRHVYYVDSSPVIYVYDKDGDGTILPVDMADSGGDGDDRAILLCSTRRGGGTSTLTQPVDPSTDPPPSRGSYFALDISDPEDPQFLWQINSEEDGFEELSQTWSLPRLSRMKIGSEEKVVAFFGAGYDTNEDLRFGNTQTFPDTTTPATVTSDGDEGAEETTSTGTSTAFSPRGRGLFAIEVATLSSTDGSPDLADSGSLLWSYTFDDSSSMQSKMTFSVPSDLLLVDRNSDGYLDRVYLVDTGAQLWRFNVADSDPGEWDGTRIFKSNISTADDGRKVFFKPTATVKGDDTFVYFGTGDREHPLNTAVLDRFYMVRDRESGDNHWSYGTDSPLNETYLVDVTENELQDSSVSAADQSAIRSKLVSPYTYDDGAGEKTYYGWYLKLDENAGEKILALPKVISNVLFFTTYTPAIIDETDDDFDPCQGVLGPSRLYAVDAMTAEAVYNLNTANDTIDDEAGEVKDVLDRSDRSLAVGSGIASEPLIIVSKTGAVSVMVGRGGGFFNSGSVGSIDPVFPIYWMKW; encoded by the coding sequence ATGAAATTTAAAAATACATTAGGGTTGATGGTTCTGCTTGTTGTTTGTGTCGTTCAAGGCGCATGGGCGGTGCCGGACTATTATGAAGGTGATTCCGCAGTCTATATCGGTAGTGCTGCTTCAGGTGTGCGTCCCAATATTTTATTCATCATTGACAACAGTGGTGCTATGAAATCGTTGGGCAGTGTGGAGCCGTACGATCCTTCCACAGATTATTCGACTCAGTTAGATGATACGGCAACGAATTATCCCCGTTTCCATGTTTATTTGCGCAATGTTGCCAATGAAAACACGACAAACTATCAAAGCACTAAATTTGATGTCGACGATATTGTCTGTGATGCGATAACCGATGTATCAGGAACTCTAGATGAGGATTATTATACCTATACGGGTGCCGAATTATTCGACAATTACAATGAGGACTTCACAGGGAATGGTTATGACGATGTAACCACCAATCAGCATCCACGCTATGCGTTAGAGCAAAATGGGTTTTGGTACGGTGCTTTGGACACCAAGGGGAAATGCCCGAGTAATGACAATCAATGGGAAAATTATTTTACCGGTAACTATCTTAATTATCTTCAAGCGAGTGCTATCACCTATACGTGGAGTCAATGGCTCGGTCTTGATCCCGATACCGAGCAACTAGGGGCTGTCGTTAATCCCAGTGGGACGTATACCTTGGATCCTTCTGATGATGACTACTATGACGTTGATGCCGGAAAGTGGGTGGATCCCAGTGGTGATAATAGTGAAGAAGCACTGGAGCTCCTTTTCAAATGTACCGATATTGAGGACGGTGCCTCGCCAAGCACAGAGCCTGATTGGACTGTCGGCTCCGATGGCTATTTTCCCGGAGCCGGAACGACGGTTATTCACGAGGGTGTGACTTGGACCTCTCTCGGCTCCGTTATGGATATGGTTCAATATCAGCTTGAAGAAGTGATTTTCGAACAGGTCTACGAAAAAGCCAACATGGGCATTATGACGTTTGGTGATAATAATCATGGCGGTCAGGTTGTTGTGCCTATTACTGAAATTGACGATGTGCAATCGGAAGATTATAAAAAACTGGTTGCCGGTTTATCAGAGCTTGATGATCTGGTTAATGGTAACACCCAGCCCGTCAACGAATCCTTCTGGGATGCCTACGAGTACTGGATCGGCAATGCCGGAAGTGTGGCCGAAGGCATTTCCAGCGACAATGTTGCCTACCCGAGCCCGATTGAATACTGGTGCCAGACTAACCATATCGTTTTGCTGACCACAGGCAGCAATGGGGATAGTTCCCAGACAAAAACATTAATACCAAAATATGCCGGCTATTCCGCCGATCTCGATGAAGATGGTGAAGAGGGCGAAGTTGGTGACCTGGCAAAATTGATGTATGAACATTTGCCATTAGATATTGACGGCTATACGCCTCATGTTCAAACACATGTGATTCAGCTGATGACTGAAGAGGTGGATCTGCTAAGAAAAGCCGCCGCAGTCGGGCAGGGGCAATACCATATCATCAAGAATCCCGATGAATTAATCGACGCGTTGTTGCGTATTATTGGCGGTATTCTCGAAGCGAACTCTTCCTTTGTGGCTCCGGTTGTTCCGGCAAGTCCTGATAATCGGGCCTATAGTGGACAAAGAATTTACTTGGGTTTTTTCAAGCCGATGAATGAAGAACCCTGGTATGGAAACTTAAAAAAATTCGGTCTTGGTACCGATAGTCGAATTAAAGGTTTTGACAGCTCCGACAATGAAATTGATGCCACTTATCTCTATCCAGATGATACTGACGATCCAAATTTAGATGGCTATTTTCTTGTTGATGCTGATGGTAATCCTGCTGTTCGATCTTATTGGGGCAGTAGTTATGATGGTGGTGAAGTTAATCAAGGTGGCGTTGGGCAAAAACTTCTCGATCGAGTCACTTCGCGTAAAATTTATACGAGATTGGTCAGTGACGATTTGAATGCCAGCGGTAATGCTTTCTCAACCAGTAATTCAGAGTTAACTTACACCGATCTTGATGTTGAAGATGAGGCTGAAAAAGACAGTTTAATCAACTTTATCCATGGTTATGATGCTTATGAGCTGTATTCGGATGATACAACAGAAAAAAGAGCGTGGATTATGGGTGATGTTATGCACTCAAAACCGGTGGTTTTAAACTATTCCGCTTATACGGTTTCTGATGCTAATGAGGCAGATCCTGATGTGAATAACGCATATATTTTCGTTGGTGGTAACGATGGCATGCTGCATGCCTTCAGAGATGCCACCGGTGAAGAAGCTTGGGCTTTTATCCCACCGGATTTACTGCCTAATTTGCAATATGCATCGGCGACAGATCGACATGTTTATTATGTCGATAGTTCTCCTGTAATCTATGTGTATGATAAAGATGGAGACGGTACAATTCTTCCCGTAGATATGGCAGACAGTGGCGGCGATGGTGATGACCGGGCTATTCTGTTGTGCTCCACTCGACGTGGTGGTGGAACCAGTACGTTGACACAACCTGTTGACCCATCAACAGATCCTCCGCCGTCACGCGGGTCCTATTTTGCATTGGATATTAGTGATCCGGAAGATCCACAGTTTTTGTGGCAGATTAACAGCGAAGAGGATGGCTTTGAAGAACTGAGTCAGACTTGGAGCTTGCCGAGATTGAGCCGTATGAAAATCGGTTCGGAGGAAAAAGTTGTCGCGTTTTTTGGCGCGGGGTACGATACCAACGAAGACCTGCGTTTCGGCAACACACAAACATTTCCAGATACGACCACCCCCGCAACGGTGACATCTGATGGCGATGAAGGTGCCGAAGAGACAACGAGTACTGGAACTTCAACTGCTTTTTCACCGCGAGGAAGAGGATTGTTTGCTATTGAAGTGGCAACGCTGAGCAGTACCGATGGCAGCCCTGATTTAGCGGATAGTGGCTCGTTGCTATGGAGTTATACGTTTGATGACAGCTCCAGTATGCAGTCGAAAATGACTTTCAGCGTGCCAAGTGATCTCTTGTTGGTCGACAGAAACAGTGACGGTTATCTTGATCGTGTCTATCTGGTTGATACTGGAGCACAGTTGTGGCGGTTTAATGTCGCGGATAGTGATCCCGGTGAATGGGATGGAACGCGTATTTTCAAATCAAATATCAGTACGGCGGATGATGGCCGAAAGGTTTTCTTCAAACCAACGGCGACGGTAAAGGGTGACGACACCTTTGTCTATTTTGGCACAGGTGACCGTGAGCATCCGCTCAATACTGCTGTACTGGATCGTTTTTACATGGTGCGCGATCGTGAGTCTGGCGATAACCACTGGTCATATGGGACGGATAGCCCGCTGAATGAGACATATCTCGTCGATGTGACGGAAAACGAACTTCAGGACTCCAGCGTCAGTGCCGCAGATCAGTCCGCCATCCGCAGTAAGCTGGTCAGCCCGTACACCTACGACGATGGGGCTGGTGAAAAAACCTATTATGGTTGGTATCTAAAGTTGGATGAGAATGCTGGCGAGAAAATTCTTGCGTTGCCTAAAGTTATAAGTAATGTTTTATTTTTTACGACGTATACCCCGGCAATTATTGATGAGACCGATGACGATTTTGATCCCTGCCAGGGTGTGTTGGGACCTTCACGGTTGTATGCGGTTGATGCAATGACAGCTGAAGCGGTCTATAATCTAAACACTGCTAACGATACGATTGACGATGAAGCCGGGGAAGTGAAAGACGTTCTTGACCGGAGTGATCGTAGTCTGGCTGTCGGTAGCGGAATTGCATCGGAACCGCTAATTATTGTTAGTAAAACTGGCGCGGTCTCCGTAATGGTTGGCCGTGGTGGCGGGTTCTTCAATTCGGGATCTGTTGGATCTATTGATCCAGTATTCCCAATTTATTGGATGAAATGGTGA
- a CDS encoding prepilin-type N-terminal cleavage/methylation domain-containing protein, whose translation MNQRGFTLTELVVTISIMAILLAIALPATQDWRERAANKEAARQMLTWLRHARSEAVTDSQIKQVTLNLTAKTYTSVHPETLTC comes from the coding sequence ATGAATCAACGTGGTTTTACACTGACAGAGCTGGTTGTCACCATTTCTATTATGGCGATCCTTTTAGCCATTGCGTTGCCGGCAACTCAGGATTGGCGTGAACGTGCTGCCAACAAAGAGGCTGCACGGCAAATGCTGACTTGGCTTCGGCATGCCCGCAGTGAAGCTGTGACGGACAGCCAGATTAAACAGGTGACGTTGAATCTGACAGCAAAAACCTACACTAGTGTCCATCCGGAAACGTTAACGTGCTAA
- a CDS encoding ISNCY family transposase, which produces MRQKRNPQLSLFMTVNNTQIGKELEQMSRILDDTPGLLQVVFDDLVKTKRADTGRQGLTAEQVLRCAVLKQYRQLSYEELAFHLDDSSAFRRFARLDMGQYPRKSILQENIKAISEQSWEEIHRLLIDYAVKHKIEKGRKIRIDSTAIETDIHHPTDSTLLADGIRIITRWLGAGKALSPAPSYRYSDHNRVVKKRVMTILNTRKEQVCKTAYQDLLHYAERVVNYALPAIAELRAYQGLELLSAQGIAANLERAVGLLGKVIDQTRRRVINGETVPASEKVVSFFEEHSDIIVKGQRDITYGHKVFFTGGPSTLILDCLIESGNPADSDRYQMLLERQQQLFGRMPRQVSADGGFASKSNLDFAKSNQVKDAVFAKRRGLSVLAMAKSNWVYKRLRNFRAGIEAGISALKRAFGLDRCTWSGWAGFKQYVRSSVVSYNLLAMARIRLA; this is translated from the coding sequence ATGCGCCAAAAACGTAACCCCCAACTGAGCCTGTTTATGACTGTCAACAATACCCAGATCGGTAAAGAATTGGAGCAGATGTCACGAATCCTCGATGACACTCCAGGTTTGCTTCAAGTCGTTTTTGATGATCTGGTCAAGACCAAACGGGCCGATACCGGTCGTCAGGGGTTGACCGCCGAGCAGGTCTTGCGCTGTGCCGTTCTGAAACAATATCGGCAGCTCAGTTACGAGGAGCTTGCCTTTCACCTGGATGACTCCTCTGCCTTTCGTCGTTTCGCTCGCCTGGACATGGGACAATATCCCCGCAAATCGATCCTGCAGGAGAACATCAAGGCGATTTCCGAGCAGAGCTGGGAAGAGATTCATCGCCTGCTCATCGATTACGCCGTCAAACATAAGATCGAAAAAGGACGCAAGATCCGCATCGACTCAACGGCCATCGAAACCGATATCCACCATCCGACAGATTCCACTCTTTTGGCCGATGGCATTCGGATTATCACCCGCTGGCTCGGTGCCGGGAAGGCCCTCTCCCCAGCCCCTTCCTACCGCTACAGCGACCATAACCGCGTGGTCAAAAAGCGGGTGATGACCATTCTCAATACCAGAAAAGAGCAGGTTTGTAAAACCGCCTATCAGGATCTACTTCACTATGCCGAACGCGTCGTCAACTATGCCCTGCCGGCGATTGCCGAACTGCGTGCCTATCAGGGCCTTGAGTTGCTCAGCGCCCAGGGGATCGCGGCAAATCTGGAGCGGGCCGTCGGTCTGCTGGGTAAGGTCATCGACCAGACCCGGCGCCGCGTGATCAACGGCGAAACCGTACCGGCTTCGGAAAAGGTCGTCTCCTTTTTCGAGGAACACAGCGACATTATCGTCAAGGGGCAGCGGGACATCACCTACGGCCACAAAGTGTTTTTCACTGGTGGCCCATCGACCCTGATTCTCGATTGTCTCATCGAGTCGGGCAATCCGGCGGACAGTGATCGTTACCAAATGCTCCTTGAACGGCAGCAGCAACTTTTTGGGCGCATGCCGCGCCAGGTGAGCGCCGACGGCGGGTTTGCCTCCAAGAGCAATTTGGACTTCGCCAAGTCGAACCAGGTCAAGGATGCTGTCTTTGCCAAGCGGCGCGGGCTGTCCGTTTTGGCGATGGCCAAAAGCAACTGGGTCTATAAGCGCCTGAGGAATTTTCGAGCCGGAATCGAGGCCGGAATTTCTGCACTCAAGAGGGCCTTCGGGCTTGACCGTTGCACCTGGTCCGGCTGGGCTGGCTTTAAGCAATACGTCCGCAGCAGCGTGGTTTCCTACAACCTGCTGGCCATGGCGCGTATCAGGCTGGCTTAA
- the dinB gene encoding DNA polymerase IV — MEPQRKIIHIDMDAFYASVEQRDHPELRGKPVIVGGTPDSRGVVATCSYEARTFGIHSAMASSRAYRLCPQALFVRPRMEVYRQVSAQIRTIFEHYTDVIEPLSLDEAFLDLTISDRQPNSATWIAREILERIHRETALTASAGVSYNKFLAKVASDCHKPAGLTVITPDQASDFIAQLPIRRFFGVGKVTEKKMLRLGITCGADLLKYPETELIRLFGKQGRFFYRIARGIDERPVVAHRQRKSIGNETTLSEDIRNRDQMLTILSALAEKIEGRMAHYQTSAYTITLKIKFSDFQQVTLSFTNEQPLKSAGDMMTIATSLLQDSAAGERAVRLLGLTLSNLISQQTGECSAQLPLPFPGHSSTIAPSNHIEQPHKVNS, encoded by the coding sequence ATGGAACCACAGCGCAAAATTATCCATATCGACATGGATGCGTTCTACGCCTCTGTTGAACAACGCGATCATCCTGAATTGCGCGGCAAGCCGGTTATTGTGGGCGGCACACCAGATTCGCGCGGGGTGGTGGCCACCTGTTCCTACGAAGCCAGAACATTCGGCATCCACTCGGCCATGGCATCCTCACGCGCTTACCGGCTCTGTCCTCAAGCATTATTTGTCCGGCCACGCATGGAAGTGTACCGACAGGTTTCCGCCCAGATTCGCACTATCTTTGAACACTACACCGACGTGATCGAGCCGTTATCTCTGGATGAAGCCTTTCTTGATCTCACCATCAGCGACAGGCAGCCCAACTCCGCCACTTGGATAGCCCGGGAAATTCTTGAGCGAATCCACCGTGAAACCGCGCTAACCGCTTCGGCCGGTGTTTCCTACAATAAGTTTCTCGCCAAAGTGGCTTCAGACTGTCACAAACCGGCCGGGCTGACCGTGATCACGCCCGATCAGGCCAGTGACTTTATCGCACAACTGCCCATTCGTCGCTTTTTCGGCGTTGGTAAAGTCACGGAGAAGAAAATGCTCCGTCTCGGTATCACATGCGGCGCCGACCTGCTTAAGTATCCAGAGACCGAATTGATTCGTCTGTTTGGCAAGCAGGGGCGTTTCTTTTACCGCATTGCCCGCGGCATCGACGAACGGCCGGTGGTCGCACACCGTCAACGCAAATCAATCGGCAACGAAACCACCCTTTCTGAAGATATCCGCAATCGTGACCAGATGCTCACTATTCTCTCGGCTTTGGCTGAAAAGATTGAAGGAAGGATGGCCCATTACCAAACGTCCGCATACACCATTACCCTGAAAATCAAGTTCTCGGATTTTCAACAGGTCACTCTGAGCTTTACCAACGAGCAGCCCCTGAAATCGGCGGGCGACATGATGACGATTGCGACCAGTCTATTGCAGGATTCCGCCGCCGGGGAGCGCGCGGTACGATTGCTGGGGCTGACTCTGTCTAATCTGATTTCCCAGCAGACCGGTGAGTGCAGCGCCCAACTGCCCCTGCCTTTTCCTGGTCACTCTTCAACAATCGCACCATCAAACCACATTGAACAGCCGCACAAGGTCAACTCATGA
- a CDS encoding metallophosphoesterase — protein MFSLIFLTVCTLMQLYISWCIHRTLHLWQSNRHRWLWWSSGALWGLFALCWLLHSQVFILHHWSEWFWSQWLGMLFLLFMPLLLVDLVTLFGLVLRRVQRLMLTAALLLSLTLCVIATVQGTRAPVITRYDVTLTALPDQLEGLTIVAASDLHLGPILDHHWLEQRLNQIRALSPDMVVFVGDIFETNGDEAGEFIDRFKTLQVPLGVWGVSGNHEYYGRNKLPLFEKAGIRRLQNNWQQIVPGLIIAGVDDLTVAHRRGRVGNFVESALSGRPQGITILLSHTPWQIDQAVANNADIIISGHTHNGQIWPFNYLVKRQYPYIQGHYPLGGSHLFVGRGTGTWGPRMRLWQPAEILHIVLHAPKDVKTASAENKHR, from the coding sequence ATGTTTAGCCTGATCTTCCTGACCGTCTGCACACTGATGCAGCTCTATATCTCCTGGTGCATCCACAGGACGCTGCACCTGTGGCAGAGTAACCGCCACCGCTGGCTGTGGTGGAGCAGCGGTGCACTGTGGGGACTCTTTGCCCTGTGCTGGTTGCTTCACTCGCAAGTTTTTATTTTGCATCATTGGTCAGAGTGGTTTTGGAGCCAATGGCTCGGCATGTTGTTCCTGCTGTTCATGCCACTGCTGCTGGTTGATCTGGTCACGCTTTTCGGCCTGGTGTTACGGCGTGTTCAGCGTCTTATGCTGACTGCAGCACTGTTACTCAGCCTGACATTGTGTGTGATTGCTACCGTTCAGGGAACCCGTGCGCCGGTCATCACCCGTTACGATGTCACACTGACGGCGTTACCGGATCAACTGGAGGGATTGACCATTGTCGCAGCCAGCGATCTGCATCTCGGCCCGATTCTTGATCATCACTGGCTTGAACAACGTCTCAATCAAATTCGGGCGTTATCTCCCGATATGGTTGTTTTTGTCGGTGACATTTTTGAGACGAATGGTGATGAAGCCGGGGAGTTTATTGACCGGTTCAAAACATTGCAGGTGCCGCTCGGGGTATGGGGAGTCAGCGGCAACCATGAATATTACGGCAGAAATAAACTGCCATTATTTGAAAAAGCGGGTATCCGGCGTCTGCAGAACAACTGGCAGCAGATTGTTCCCGGACTGATCATTGCGGGGGTTGATGATCTGACGGTGGCACATCGCCGCGGGCGTGTCGGCAATTTTGTCGAATCCGCGTTAAGTGGCCGTCCCCAAGGTATAACCATCCTGCTCAGCCACACACCATGGCAAATTGACCAAGCTGTGGCCAACAACGCAGATATTATCATCAGCGGCCATACACACAATGGCCAGATCTGGCCGTTCAACTATCTGGTCAAGCGACAATACCCGTATATTCAGGGCCACTACCCGCTCGGCGGCAGCCACTTGTTCGTCGGGCGCGGCACCGGAACCTGGGGGCCGCGTATGCGCCTGTGGCAGCCGGCCGAAATCCTCCACATCGTCCTGCATGCACCAAAGGATGTGAAGACCGCGAGCGCCGAAAACAAGCACCGCTGA